The nucleotide window TTTGTTAGCTTGAAAGCCGTAGCTGTTGGAAGAATGCACATTGTACTTCTCATCATCTAACACATGACATGGTCTGtacccctcaccccccttccAGACAAATTTATTTGGTTCATGTAATTCTTGCCAAATGACTTTTATCACCTGATGTTAGACATATATATTAGATATTAGACTGGGATAGGGATTAGACTAGATCATGTTGGACTAAAGTTGAAGctgactagacacacacacacacacacacacaaacgcatgatcacacacacacacacacacacacacacacacacacacacacacacacacacactcaccttcccCAGGTAGGTCGTCTCTGCCGTGGATGAAGAGTTTGTATCCACACTGATCTTCCAGAACCGCAGGCAGAGTGAAGCTGAGAAACACTGAGAGagcgttctcacacacacactctcgtggATACACCACATAAGCGTCATACACCTTAccgtctgaaacacacacacacacacacacacgttagagcgtcctcacacacacactcccgcggATACACCACATAAGCGTCATACACCTTaccatctgaaacacacacacacacacacacgaacacacacacacaccttagagcgacctcacacacacactctctcatctcatctctcacacatcaCTGCTTACCAGGCGTACTTATTGTCACATGAGTCCGTTTAACAAATTAAATGATTACACATTATTGATCCACTGATGAGATGAAACATGACAAACTATTGATTAGACAGATTTAGCACAGCTCCATTATGTAAATAGACACATTTAATAGACTTTTGTCGTGATAATTCATGACGTGATCTCAAAGGCTCTAGGTGagttggcgtggaatgaccccttaccatctcaaacacacacacacacacacacacacacacactcacactcacacacacacacacacaaagagtttTACCTTCAATCCTTCGAGCACGTCGGAAGAGAAGAGCCAGATCGATTGCAAACCACTtcactgccatggcaaccaagaggaggaacagcagcacacacacaccaggaccacagacaggagggactctgatagacagacatatgagagtgtgtgtgtgtgtgtgtaagcatataaaacatgaacatcatcaacatcaacacacacacacacacacttcaacacacacacacatcaaaacacacagacacaccaggacCACAGACTGGAGGGACTCTGATAGACAGagacatatgtgagtgtgtgtgtgtgtgtgtatatataaaacatgaatacacacacacacacacacacataaacacacacacacacagtcttacccTCTACTTTAAGTGTGATGATGACAGAGttccattccacacacacataaacacacacacacacacacacataaacacacacacacacagtcttacccTCTATTTTAAGTGTGATGATGACAGAGTTCCATTCCACCAGGTTGTCGGCCTCACATCTGAAGTGTGTCTGAAGGTCCTGATGAGACACTCTACTGATGATCAGCACAGCCTGATACACTCGCTCACTGCCCTTgtcctccctacacacacacacacacacacactctactgatgATCAGCACAGCCTGATACACTCGCTCACTGGCCTTgtcctgcccacacacacacgcacgcgcgcacacacacacacactcactcactctactgATGATCAGCACAGCCTGATAGAATCGCTCACTGCCCTTgtcctgcctacacacacacagacacagacacagacacagacacagacacagacacagacacaggcacaggcacacagacacacagacacacagacacacagacacacagacacacagacacacacacacacacacacacacacacaaacacacacacacacacccttaccagGAGAAGTGTTGTGCATAGCcggtgaggctgtgtgtgccaCTTGTGTCCCAGCTGACATTGCAGTGGTGTGTGACAGAGATCCCacacaggggcggcgccaggggggggctagggggtgctatagctccccctggattagccatagcacccccatagcacccccaagaaaataatggtttatttattattgttatttaatttaattctgcgttctcaatttaatttattgtgtgataataatatttcaatcacaaaagaaaataataacagattgaaatgaacagattgttcacgtagcatgacacagacacgtcgcacTCGCATGCATGAACGTTaacgtttcctgacgattgaaggagaaagagagctagtgcactgtcaaagtcgtTGTGgaagtatcaacaaattcacaataatggatcggtttttgatacccacaattccacgagtagaagaatcatgtgacgttgaagaagaagaagaaatgcaaggggtatctgaatctgatttagaagaagaggaacgtcgtggtcaaagagatcaaccctacacctctactgagggtgctagccatgctacacctggtctgctggcttggccggattttggttttgcttatggcttttccagcatagttttgtttgcatttttgcctgttctttaagagttttattgtacaatgatacaatgatctagctctgattattgtggttttgagtgcctactgttttgtttcattcacttttaaaaggggcctgcatctttacaccgtttaagatttaaggtggaacggtcttgttagatgtgtaacattaatgaatgcggtctctttttgggatttttctggatccgccttaaaaaatcagattctagcctaggacgagcagtctgtctgtgctagccaggtataagcttctatgtttttattgattgtgacctgaaataatatatactttttgaaagcatttctgactctttgactgttttagttaattctatctgctattctaatttgccctctttagtttagaatgtattgaactatttatgtttagtttaatttgttagacatggtagtggtgacctggtagtcatctggcgccaactttaacccccactgaagtaagtgaagtatttgggattgcggaatctataacatgctgcatgcattttgtcagtgaccgtcgcagaggaacacggctatgtgcgcgtccgtcggaagcagcctaatgataataataatacgatcgatttgtaaggcgcttttcatggactacaaagacgcttcagagagcaaacatgtaaacagatatgacgatatggtggggaggtgttgtagtagagaaccatgtgacacatatgctatcaccctaatttcatagcaccctcggtaaaacgccgagcacccccatagcacctgcagaaaaaaatctctggcgccgccactgatCCCACATGAGGCCAAACACACCAGCTGCACAGGAGAccctggggggggagggggggggcatttaCACTATGTGccttcaatatgtgtgtgtgtgtgtgtgtgtgtgtgtgtgtgtgggggggttcatgtgtgtgtgtgtgtgtgtttgtgtgtgtgtgtgtgtgtgtgtgtaccgttgttagtctttgtttgtctgttggcAAGTAGTTTGTTTGCTTAAGGTACATGCCCTCCCTttaggcctgtgtgtggggagtgtgtgtgtgtgtgtatgtgtcattatttgtgtgtgtttgtctgtgggtgTTCATGTCATTTGTCATCGTCGCAGTTTGGCTTATAAGGTTATAAGTGCTTGAGTTCCTTTGATTACTGACAAATTCATGAGCGGTATCTGATCGAgaactattgtgtgtgtgtgtgtgtgtgtgtgtgtgtgtgtgtgtgtgtgtgtgtctgtgtgtgtgtgtctgtgtgctttagTGGCGTGGAGTGTTTGCCTATTCAGGGTGTGGAAGACAGGGTGTCAGAAACATTGAACACgtcatagtctctctctctctcacacaaacacacacacacatacacacacagaaatgtctaccctttctgtccaaacagtgtgagtgtgtgtgtgtgtcagagagcagTAATGTGATAGAGATctgcacaaaatgtgtgtgttggggggatgggggggggttgtcgCTGATGCTGCAGACTCAATGGGAGGATTTGCCTGGCAGATCAGCTGCGTAGATAGCCCTCCCTGTCTGACtagcgcatgcacacacacacacacacacgcacacgcacatacacacacacacacacacacacacacgcacactatataaatgtatgtacataaatacatagtgtgggtgggtgggtgtttgtgtatgtgtgtgtgttgatgtgcgtgtttgttgatgtgttttgatgtgtgtgtgtgtgtgagtgtgtgtgtgtgtgtgagtgtgtgtgttgatgtgtatgtgtgtgtcgatgtgtgtgagtgtgtagttgtagttgttgatgtgtgtgtgtgagcgtgtgtgtgtgtgtgtgtgtgtgttgatgtgtgtgagcatgtgtgtgtgtgtgtgtgtttcctacccAGTTGGCAGGTGACTGTGGATCCGTTGAGGGGAAATCTGATGGCAGGTGGAAGACGGGCAGAGGGCTCTAGGACAATatttacaaacaacaacaaatacaacaacaacaacaacaaccacaccataacaaatacaacaacaaatacaacaacaacagcaaacacaccacaacaacaacaacaacaacaacaacaacaacaaacaatacaacaacaataatacaaatcaGACACAAGATGAAAACACAAAACCGGTTaatcaacacaaccacacacctctcccccatctctgtgtgtgtgtgtgtgtgtgtgtgtgaaccacacacacacacacacacacatcaacacacacacactcatcaacacacacacactcacacatacacatcaacacacactcacacacacacatcaccacacacacactcacacacacactcacacacatcaacacacacatacacaaaaacacacacacatcaacacacacacacacacacacacacacacacacacacacacacacacacacatcaacacacactctcacacatacacacacacacacacacacacacacacatattgaaggCACATagtgtaaatgcacacacacacacacatattgaaggCACATAGTGTAAATGGCGGCTGAAATGTCCCTGAAGTCTGAACAATGGCTACATGGTCCAGCATTTCTGAAACAGCCAGAGGAAACCTGGCCAAAATACCCAGATAatttccatctctcttgctGAAGATGACCCGGAGGTCAAAAAGACTTGCAGGCTTTGGCACAGCTGCAACAGAAACACAAGATCCGGTCATTGAATTCATACAGCCGTTCGAATCAACAGAATGCTGGAAAAGGAACTTGAATACTCTCTTCAGCCACCAGTCTACTGGACTGACAGCACCACAGTCATGAAATACATCTTCAGTGACACCATTCGCTTTCAGACATATGTGGCGAACAGAGTATCCACCATCAGAGATCTGTCGGAGACGTCTCAGTGGCGATACGTGAACAGTGCCCTCAACCCGGCGGATGACGCCTCTCGGGGCCTGACGGCTGAAATGTTCCTGAAGTCTGAGCAATGGCTGCATGGTCCAGCTTTTCTGAAACAGCCAGAGGAAACCTGGCCAAAATATCCAGAGAATTCCATCTCTCTTGCTGATTGTTACGACCCCCTTTTTCCCCGtgcgcaccctgcctgcagtccatatactggccatatggaggcagcaggctgtggacctgcAACGGAGCATAATGATcggtgattatccacacctggcgccaggtgtggatataaaagcactgctacgccTGATGGGAGgccccttctcagcttccgctactctcactcacacttttGGCAACGCTCCTACTCACCTACATACTCACGACACTTATCCACGCATCTTTGAGAACCCCTAGACTTTTACTTTGGATCAATCTCAGTCTTTAATAAATAGTCTTGCTGTTACAAACTACACcgttgtctgtctctaccgtATTTATGTTGCGACCCACGAGCCAGTCGTAACACTGATGATGACCCGGAGGTCAAAAAGACTGTTGCAGTCTTTGGCACAGCTGCAACAGAAACACAAGATACGGTCATTCAAGTCATACAGCAATTCTCTTCATGGGATCGCCTCAAAAGAGCAACATCAAGGCTTCTGCAATTCAAGGACCTGTTCATGCATTTGAGTAGGAAGAAAAAGGCTGCAGCACTCACTCACCAACAGTCTGAGGTATCTGGAAAAGACCCAAAGGTACAGACCCATGAACAACTGTCTATTGACGAACTTGCACGTGCTGAAGAGACTCTCTTGCGCTGTGTTCAACAACGACACTTCCGGGAGGAGATCTCAGCACTGGAAGCAGGAAACATTTTTGTTAAAACTAGCAGCAAACTTTTCAAACTCGACCCTTACCTCCGTGATGGAGTACTGAGAGTAGGCGGAAGACTGAGTAGGAAGAATTCAAGCATCCGGCCATTCTACCCAAAGACAGCCATCTGACCAGACTGCTCCTCCGTCACATCCACATTTCATGGCGGCAGAAACCAGATGCTTTCAAAACTTCGCCAGAAATACTGGGTCATAAAAGCCAATTCTGCCACCAGAAAAATCATAAAAAACTGCATATTCTGCAGACGTTGGCACACTCCCCCTAGTGTGCAGAAGATGTCCGACTTGCCTCTCAGCCGCATACTGCCGGATCACCCTCCCTTCACCTACGTGGGCGTTGATTACTTTGGCCCAATAGAAGCAAAGAGGGGCCGGAGTGTGGTGAAAAGGTACGGCGTCTTATTCACTTGCCTTGTCAGCAGAGCCGTCCATCTAGAGCTGTCTCATTCTTTAGACACTGACTCTTGTATCTGTGCTCTCCGAAGATTCATGTGCAGAAGGGGTCAGGTCAAAGAAATGTTCTCTGACAATGGCACAAACTTTGTAGGAACAGAACGTAGGTTGAGAGAATCACTTGCTCTTTTGAATCCTAACACGATCCAGCAACGCCTGTTGGCAAGAGGAATAAAGTGGAGTTTCAATCCGCCTTTTGGCTCACACCATGGAGGCTCATGGGAGAGACTCATACGTACCATCAACAAGGTCCTCTACTCTGTCGTCAGACAGCAGATGTTGGATGATCAGAGCCTGCATACTGTTCTGTATGAAGTAGAAACCATCCTGAACGATAGACCTCTCACTGCAGTTTATGATTGTGCACATGATCCAGATGCCCTTCACACCCAATCATCTGCTCCTGCTGAAAGGAAAACCCCTGCTGCCTCCCAGAGTGCCTCAGAAGGGTGACTGCTATTCCAGATGAAGATGGAGACAGGTGCAGTACATCGCTGACCTGTTCGGGAAACGCTTTGCCAAAGAGTACCTCCCTCTCATGCAGGAAAGGCAAAAGCGGAATGTAGTGTGTCATGACCGGCTCACAGTCATGGCAAATAACAGAGATTCACAGAGAGCTGAACTCCAAAACGATATTATTTTATTAGTAACTACGGTCATATGACCAGGCAA belongs to Clupea harengus unplaced genomic scaffold, Ch_v2.0.2, whole genome shotgun sequence and includes:
- the LOC122131606 gene encoding interleukin-1 receptor-like 2; amino-acid sequence: MAVKWFAIDLALLFRRARRIEDGKVYDAYVVYPRECVCENALSVFLSFTLPAVLEDQCGYKLFIHGRDDLPGEDQAEQVERCMRLSRRLLVVMTAVGSCGGQGVAPPLEEFDWQMGVHSALVQETISVIVVQVEDGHTHT